A segment of the Staphylococcus ratti genome:
TCTATATCACGTTGAATTAATGGGCTTCTCGTTTGAATAAATAGAAAATCTGGAGGCGCTTGTGCCATAACCTCGAGTAGGTGGCGTGTAATTTCATGCTTTTTTTCAAGAGGTTGGTATGGATCTGTTGAAGATGACATGAAAATCGTAACATTCCCTTTTTGTTTTGCGCGTCGAAGCTCCTTTTCGAATTGATGGGTCACATCTTGTTTTATTGTAACCCATTCTCCCCAATTTTTTCCTGAAAATAAAGAAATAGGTGACTTGCGTACATAACAGTACTGACATCCAAATTGACAACCCATATATGGATTTAACGTATGCGTATAATATGCTAAAAAACCACTGGCTTTCGTTAAAAATTGTTTAGGTTGTCTATATTCAATTTCCATATTCATTCCTCCTAAAAGGAAACGACGAAATCAGTGGTATTGATTTCGTCGTCTTATATAGGTGTCTCGTTACTTTGCGTAATTTAAGCTTGTAAATCCTTGATAGCTTGAGCAATTGTACTAAACACGTGCTCAATTTGATCTTTTTCAATGCAACTAAATGCAATACGAATATCTTGATCATTTAATGAAATGATACCGATAGAATATTTTTCAAGGAGATATTGACGTAAAGATTCAGCATCAACACCAAACACTTGGAGCGCCATGAAATAGCCTGAATTAAAATCATAAGGTTGCCATAATGATTTGTATTCCTCTCTGTAGACGATTTCTTTTGTAATACGGTAACGCGCATTTAGTGTTTCGATGTTTTGTTGAATTTCAGCATCAAATTTTTCATTGTTTTCTAATACATATTGTACAGCTGCTTGAGATGGCGTAGCGCCGCTAGAAATATTGCTTCGGATAAGGCCTTTTAATTTGGCTTCGAGAATCGATTTTGTTTCTTCATCAGTGATTCCAAATGTCATGAAACCAACGCGAAAGCCCCATGCAAAAAATTCTTTAGTAGCACCATCAAGACGAATTGGTAATACACGTTCGTTTTGTAATTGTGTTAATGCAGTAAATATAGATTGTTCATAAACTTCTTCATAGAATAGACCATAATATGCGTCATCTACGATAGCAACGACGTTAACACCACGTTGTGCCAATTTGTCAATAGCATTAACAATGCTTTGAACTTCAGATGTTGTTGGCGTATAGCCTGTAGGGTTATTCGGATAATTTAAGAGAAGTATGACTTTTTCTTGGTTCACTTGCTCCAATTTGTTAATTAAGCCATCCGTTGTGTAATGGCCTTCATTATCAAAAATTGGGTATGTTTCAATATTTGCTTTATGGCGAATATTGAAAACGAGTTTGTAATTTCCCCAATTATGGTGAGGGAGTAGTAATGTATCATTTTCATTGACTAAAAGGTCACCTACCAAAGATAAACCATGTGTTAAAGCATTTGTTACAATAGGTGTGCTAATTTGGTTTTCCGAAAGGTCGGGGTTTTCTTTTAGCATTTTTTGCTTCCACAAAATACGCAATTGTTCAAGTCCTTGAGGGGGCGCATATGAAAATACTTCATCCGTTGTCATATGATTAAACATATCATATAACGAATCAGCATACATTTTTCCATTTTTATTTGTCGCCATACCAATTGTTGCGTTATATTCTGCAGTTTTCGCTTCTGCAGATTGTGTCAAAATGCCTTTGGGATAGTACATGCTTTTTCCTAAATCAGAAAGCATATCTAATACGATAGGGTTTGAGCGGTTTAATGCATCATTTAATGATAGGGCTAGAGGGTTCATAAATGTCAACCTTTCCTTATTTTAGATATTCTTACTATAACGTGAATTGACTAAAAGTTAAAGAGATGGAA
Coding sequences within it:
- a CDS encoding aminotransferase class I/II-fold pyridoxal phosphate-dependent enzyme; this translates as MNPLALSLNDALNRSNPIVLDMLSDLGKSMYYPKGILTQSAEAKTAEYNATIGMATNKNGKMYADSLYDMFNHMTTDEVFSYAPPQGLEQLRILWKQKMLKENPDLSENQISTPIVTNALTHGLSLVGDLLVNENDTLLLPHHNWGNYKLVFNIRHKANIETYPIFDNEGHYTTDGLINKLEQVNQEKVILLLNYPNNPTGYTPTTSEVQSIVNAIDKLAQRGVNVVAIVDDAYYGLFYEEVYEQSIFTALTQLQNERVLPIRLDGATKEFFAWGFRVGFMTFGITDEETKSILEAKLKGLIRSNISSGATPSQAAVQYVLENNEKFDAEIQQNIETLNARYRITKEIVYREEYKSLWQPYDFNSGYFMALQVFGVDAESLRQYLLEKYSIGIISLNDQDIRIAFSCIEKDQIEHVFSTIAQAIKDLQA